One genomic segment of Carassius carassius chromosome 21, fCarCar2.1, whole genome shotgun sequence includes these proteins:
- the atoh1a gene encoding protein atonal homolog 1a, producing MDGMNVDGVSTDTREGAQLDFQHPNLGRGEQREYPPALALMASSDPRAWLAPVQAGTCAAHVEYLLHSPGSSAEGVSSASNFRKSSKSPVKVRELCRLKGAVAADEGRQRAPSSKATNVVQKQRRMAANARERRRMHGLNHAFDKLRSVIPAFDNDKKLSKYETLQMAQIYINALSDLLQGPCAKADQPNCDLLPANVFEEDHSPRGSPSVCRRGAGYPYQYEDASFASFVEQDLQSFSETSKFGSEASKDSPRSNRSDGEFSPHSHFSDSDEMHLEMQSEDELSELKLPKHRAF from the coding sequence atggATGGAATGAACGTGGACGGCGTAAGCACGGATACAAGGGAGGGGGCTCAACTCGACTTCCAACATCCGAACCTGGGGCGGGGGGAGCAACGCGAGTACCCACCAGCTTTGGCACTCATGGCCAGCAGTGACCCACGCGCCTGGCTGGCTCCCGTGCAGGCTGGCACCTGCGCGGCACACGTTGAATACCTGCTGCACTCGCCCGGCTCGAGCGCGGAAGGCGTGTCCTCTGCCTCCAACTTCAGGAAGAGCAGTAAGAGTCCTGTCAAAGTACGCGAGCTCTGCCGGCTTAAAGGGGCTGTGGCTGCAGATGAGGGCAGACAGCGGGCTCCATCCAGCAAAGCGACCAACGTCGTGCAAAAACAGAGGCGCATGGCTGCCAATGCCCGGGAGAGGCGAAGGATGCACGGATTGAACCACGCGTTCGACAAGCTGCGCAGCGTCATCCCAGCCTTCGACAATGACAAGAAGCTCTCCAAATATGAAACCCTACAGATGGCCCAGATCTACATCAACGCCCTGTCCGACTTGCTTCAGGGCCCCTGTGCTAAAGCCGACCAGCCAAACTGCGACCTGCTGCCTGCCAACGTGTTCGAGGAGGACCACTCTCCCAGAGGATCGCCGAGCGTTTGCCGGAGAGGCGCGGGTTACCCGTACCAGTACGAGGACGCATCTTTCGCCTCTTTCGTGGAGCAAGACCTCCAGTCGTTCTCTGAAACGAGCAAGTTCGGTTCAGAGGCCAGCAAGGACTCGCCTCGGTCGAACCGGAGCGACGGAGAGTTTTCCCCTCACTCGCACTTCAGCGACTCGGACGAAATGCACTTGGAGATGCAGAGCGAGGACGAGCTGTCGGAACTGAAACTGCCCAAGCACCGCGCTTTTTAG